One Methylomarinovum tepidoasis DNA window includes the following coding sequences:
- the tkt gene encoding transketolase translates to MPSRRELANAIRVLAMDAVQKAKSGHPGAPMGMADIAEVLWNDYMRHNPNNPKWANRDRFVLSNGHGSMLIYALLHLTGYDLPIEELKNFRQLHSKTPGHPEYGYTPGVETTTGPLGQGIANAVGMALAEKVLGAQFNRDGHNIIDHYTYVFLGDGCMMEGVSHEACALAGTFKLGKLVAFWDDNGISIDGEVEGWFTDDTAKRFEAYGWHVIRGVDGHNPDAIKAAIDEARSVTDKPSLICCKTIIGYGSPNKQGKEECHGAPLGEDEIALAREFLGWPYPPFEIPKEIYDAWDAREKGAAWEKEWQDKFATYRADLPDLADELQRRLEGRLPADWPAIAEAYIKEVNDKAETVATRKASQNTLNAYAPHLPEFFGGSADLTGSNLTNWKGCKDLNMPGNSHEDGNYVHYGVREFGMAAIMNGVYLHGGFRPFGGTFHVFSDYCRNGIRMSALMKLPVIYVLTHDSIGLGEDGPTHQPVEHHASLRMIPNLHLWRPADAVETAVAWREAVNQTATPSALALSRQGLPHLERTPEQIENIAKGAYVLRDCDGKPDAIIIATGSEVHLADEAAKVLADEGKKVRVVSMPCEDVFEAQSAEYKEAVLPSDVTARVAVEAGCTDGWYKYVGLNGKVVGLDRFGESAPGGVLMKEFGFTVDNVANAVREVLS, encoded by the coding sequence ATGCCTTCACGCCGAGAACTTGCAAACGCCATTCGTGTCCTGGCCATGGATGCGGTCCAAAAGGCCAAATCCGGCCATCCCGGCGCCCCCATGGGGATGGCGGACATCGCCGAGGTGCTGTGGAACGACTACATGCGCCACAACCCCAACAATCCCAAATGGGCCAACCGAGACCGTTTCGTGCTGTCCAACGGTCACGGTTCCATGCTGATCTATGCCCTGCTGCATCTGACCGGATACGATCTGCCCATCGAGGAGCTGAAGAATTTCCGTCAGCTGCACTCCAAGACCCCGGGCCATCCGGAATACGGCTACACCCCGGGGGTGGAGACCACCACCGGTCCCCTGGGGCAGGGGATCGCCAACGCCGTTGGCATGGCCTTGGCAGAGAAGGTGCTGGGCGCCCAGTTCAACCGCGACGGTCATAACATCATCGACCATTACACTTACGTGTTCCTGGGCGACGGCTGCATGATGGAAGGGGTGTCCCACGAAGCCTGCGCCCTGGCCGGCACCTTCAAGCTGGGCAAGCTGGTGGCCTTCTGGGACGACAACGGCATCTCCATCGACGGGGAGGTGGAAGGCTGGTTCACCGACGATACCGCCAAGCGTTTCGAAGCCTACGGCTGGCACGTGATCCGCGGTGTCGACGGCCACAATCCGGATGCCATCAAGGCCGCCATCGACGAGGCACGCAGCGTCACCGACAAACCGAGCCTGATCTGCTGCAAGACCATCATCGGCTACGGTTCGCCCAACAAGCAGGGCAAGGAAGAATGCCACGGCGCCCCGCTGGGTGAGGACGAAATCGCCCTGGCCCGTGAATTTCTCGGCTGGCCCTATCCGCCTTTCGAGATTCCGAAGGAAATCTACGACGCCTGGGACGCCCGTGAAAAAGGGGCGGCCTGGGAAAAGGAATGGCAGGACAAGTTCGCCACCTATCGGGCCGATCTGCCCGATCTGGCCGACGAGCTGCAGCGTCGCCTGGAAGGCCGGCTGCCGGCGGACTGGCCGGCGATCGCCGAGGCTTACATCAAGGAAGTCAACGACAAGGCCGAAACCGTGGCGACTCGTAAGGCCTCCCAGAACACCCTCAACGCCTATGCGCCGCACCTGCCGGAGTTCTTCGGCGGCAGCGCCGACCTGACCGGCTCCAACCTGACCAACTGGAAAGGGTGCAAGGATCTCAACATGCCCGGCAACAGCCACGAGGACGGCAACTACGTCCACTACGGCGTGCGCGAGTTCGGCATGGCGGCGATCATGAACGGTGTCTATCTGCATGGCGGCTTCCGTCCCTTCGGCGGCACCTTCCACGTGTTCTCCGACTACTGCCGCAACGGCATCCGCATGTCGGCCCTGATGAAGCTGCCGGTGATCTACGTCCTGACCCACGACTCCATCGGTCTGGGCGAGGACGGCCCGACCCATCAGCCGGTCGAGCATCACGCCTCCCTGCGCATGATCCCGAACCTGCACCTGTGGCGCCCGGCCGATGCGGTGGAAACCGCCGTCGCCTGGCGCGAGGCCGTGAATCAGACCGCGACACCCTCGGCGCTGGCGCTTTCCCGTCAGGGGCTGCCGCACCTGGAGCGGACGCCGGAACAGATCGAGAACATCGCCAAGGGCGCCTACGTGCTGCGCGACTGCGACGGCAAGCCCGACGCCATCATCATCGCTACCGGTTCCGAGGTGCATCTGGCCGACGAGGCTGCCAAGGTGCTGGCTGACGAGGGCAAGAAGGTGCGTGTGGTTTCCATGCCCTGTGAGGATGTCTTCGAGGCCCAGAGCGCCGAATACAAGGAAGCGGTGCTGCCTTCCGATGTCACCGCGCGGGTGGCGGTGGAGGCCGGTTGCACCGACGGCTGGTACAAATACGTCGGTCTCAATGGTAAGGTGGTCGGTCTCGACCGCTTTGGCGAGTCGGCGCCCGGCGGGGTGCTGATGAAGGAATTCGGCTTCACCGTGGACAACGTGGCCAATGCGGTCCGGGAAGTGCTTTCCTAA
- the pyk gene encoding pyruvate kinase: MAEIYVPRRTKIVATLGPASDSPEVLERLIDAGVDVFRLNFSHGTADDHRRRARLVREISESKQHYVGILADLQGPKIRIGRFKEGKVFLEKGARFALDADYPLDQGDETQVGLVYRDLPKDVRPGDVLLLDDGRVELKVDKIVGDRVECIVVVGGVLSDNKGINKQGGGLSAPALTEKDKEDIRTAVEIEADYLAVSFPRSAADIHLARRLLREAGGEAGIVAKIERAEAVQPGVMEEIIEASDVIMVARGDLGVEIGDARLPQVQKDLISKARDMDRVVITATQMMESMIESPLPTRAEVLDVANAVFDGTDAVMLSAETASGKYPVEAVKAMHRVCVEAEKSPRVRRSSHRMDRRFKRTDEAIAMASMYVANHFPVRAIAALTESGATPLWMSRIRSGIPIYALTRHLKTCRKVTLYRGVYPILFQCDTTDHAVQNKAALEELLHYRAVTEEDRVLITKGDLTGVSGGTNTLKIVKVKDALALTTAA; this comes from the coding sequence ATGGCTGAAATCTACGTGCCGAGACGCACCAAGATCGTCGCCACCCTGGGACCGGCCAGCGACAGCCCGGAGGTGCTGGAGCGGTTGATCGATGCCGGTGTCGATGTCTTCCGCCTCAATTTCTCCCACGGCACCGCCGACGACCATCGCCGGCGGGCCCGGCTGGTGCGGGAGATCTCCGAGAGCAAGCAGCATTACGTCGGCATCCTCGCCGATCTGCAGGGGCCCAAGATCCGCATCGGGCGTTTCAAGGAAGGCAAGGTCTTTCTCGAGAAAGGGGCCCGTTTCGCCCTCGATGCCGACTATCCCCTGGATCAGGGGGACGAGACCCAGGTCGGTCTGGTCTACCGCGATCTGCCCAAGGACGTCCGGCCCGGGGACGTGCTCCTGCTCGACGACGGCCGGGTGGAGCTCAAGGTCGACAAGATCGTCGGCGACCGGGTCGAGTGCATCGTCGTGGTCGGTGGTGTCCTGTCGGACAACAAGGGCATCAACAAACAGGGCGGCGGCCTGTCGGCTCCGGCCCTGACCGAAAAGGACAAGGAAGACATCCGCACCGCGGTGGAAATCGAGGCCGATTATCTGGCCGTCTCCTTCCCCCGCAGCGCCGCCGACATCCACCTGGCGCGGCGCCTGCTGCGTGAAGCCGGCGGCGAGGCCGGCATCGTCGCCAAGATCGAGCGCGCCGAGGCGGTCCAGCCCGGCGTGATGGAGGAGATTATTGAGGCCTCCGACGTCATCATGGTGGCCCGCGGCGACCTGGGAGTGGAAATCGGCGACGCCCGTCTGCCCCAGGTGCAGAAGGACCTGATCTCCAAGGCCCGCGACATGGACCGGGTGGTCATCACCGCCACCCAGATGATGGAGTCCATGATCGAAAGCCCGCTGCCGACCCGTGCCGAGGTGCTCGACGTGGCCAACGCCGTGTTCGACGGCACCGACGCGGTGATGTTGTCGGCGGAGACCGCCTCCGGCAAGTATCCGGTGGAAGCGGTCAAGGCCATGCACCGGGTGTGCGTCGAGGCGGAGAAGAGTCCGCGCGTGCGGCGCTCTTCCCACCGCATGGACCGCCGGTTCAAGCGTACCGATGAGGCCATCGCCATGGCTTCCATGTACGTGGCCAACCATTTTCCGGTCCGTGCCATCGCCGCTCTGACCGAAAGCGGGGCGACCCCGCTGTGGATGTCGCGCATCCGCTCCGGCATCCCGATCTACGCCCTGACCCGGCATCTGAAGACCTGCCGCAAGGTGACGCTGTACCGCGGTGTCTATCCCATCCTGTTCCAGTGCGACACCACCGACCACGCAGTGCAGAACAAGGCCGCGCTGGAAGAGCTGCTGCACTACCGCGCGGTGACCGAGGAGGACCGGGTGCTCATCACCAAGGGGGATCTGACTGGCGTCAGTGGTGGAACCAACACCCTGAAAATCGTCAAGGTCAAGGACGCTCTGGCTTTGACGACGGCGGCCTGA
- the mutL gene encoding DNA mismatch repair endonuclease MutL, with product MTRIRLLPPQLVGQIAAGEVVERPASVVKELVENSLDAGARRVDVQVEAGGVGLVRVRDDGVGIAREDLPLALARHATSKIATTEDLLQVRTLGFRGEALASIAAVSRLELISRTADDPCGWRVALAGGGEIPEPVPVAHPRGTTVTVADLFHSVPARRKFLRSERTEFSHIQHFLERLALSRFDVGFSLRHNQREAWRLPPAPREDQWPRRVAAVWGKEFVEQALLIEWTHGPLRLWGWLGLPAVARRQGDRQWWYVNGRPVRDKLLLHALRHGYRDVLGGDRQPAALLYLELDPALVDVNAHPAKLEVRFREPRQVRDFIAQSLYRSLGQARPGPRPPPKPPAPASPGSASYPPPAARPQPQVNEALAFYEALHSPPAPAAPAENTEAEAAPPLGYALAHLHGIYILAEAEGGLVIVDAHAAHERIVYEKFKRQLERGEVVRQPLLLPVKLQVGRGEAELAQQHQDLLLSLGLEVDRLGPETLVVRSLPALLGQADAAELVGGVLAELGRFEAVTGVETAIRERLATCACHRAVRAGQRLTREEMNALLRELERTERGGQCNHGRPTWVKLDFKTLDRFFHRGR from the coding sequence ATGACCCGGATTCGCTTGCTGCCGCCCCAGCTAGTGGGGCAGATCGCCGCCGGCGAGGTGGTGGAACGGCCTGCTTCGGTGGTCAAGGAGCTGGTGGAGAACAGTCTCGACGCGGGGGCGCGCCGGGTGGACGTACAGGTGGAGGCCGGCGGGGTCGGTCTCGTCCGGGTGCGGGATGATGGGGTCGGCATTGCCCGCGAGGATCTGCCGCTGGCGCTGGCGCGTCACGCCACCAGCAAGATCGCCACGACGGAAGATCTGCTCCAGGTGCGTACCTTAGGGTTTCGCGGCGAGGCGCTGGCGAGCATCGCCGCCGTCTCGCGTCTGGAGCTGATTTCCCGCACCGCCGACGATCCCTGCGGCTGGCGCGTGGCGCTGGCGGGGGGGGGCGAAATACCGGAGCCGGTGCCGGTGGCCCATCCCCGTGGCACCACCGTGACCGTGGCCGACCTGTTCCACAGCGTGCCGGCGCGGCGCAAGTTCCTGCGCAGCGAGCGCACCGAGTTCTCCCACATCCAGCATTTTCTCGAACGTCTGGCGCTGAGCCGCTTCGACGTCGGGTTCTCTTTGCGCCACAACCAGCGCGAGGCTTGGAGATTGCCGCCGGCGCCGCGGGAAGACCAGTGGCCGCGACGGGTGGCGGCGGTGTGGGGAAAGGAATTCGTCGAACAGGCGCTGCTGATCGAGTGGACCCACGGGCCGCTGCGGCTGTGGGGTTGGCTGGGGCTGCCGGCGGTGGCGCGGCGTCAGGGGGACCGGCAGTGGTGGTACGTCAACGGCCGGCCGGTGCGCGACAAGCTGCTCTTGCACGCGCTGCGTCACGGTTATCGCGACGTGCTCGGCGGCGACCGCCAGCCGGCGGCATTGCTGTATCTGGAGCTGGATCCGGCCCTGGTGGACGTCAACGCCCATCCCGCCAAGCTTGAGGTGCGCTTCCGGGAACCGCGTCAGGTGCGCGATTTCATCGCCCAGTCGTTGTACCGTTCCCTGGGGCAGGCCCGTCCCGGTCCCCGCCCGCCACCGAAGCCGCCCGCACCGGCTTCTCCCGGTTCCGCTTCGTATCCGCCACCCGCCGCCCGGCCGCAGCCTCAGGTCAACGAGGCCCTGGCCTTCTACGAGGCCCTGCATTCACCGCCTGCTCCCGCCGCGCCGGCGGAAAATACCGAAGCGGAGGCTGCGCCGCCTTTGGGTTACGCGCTGGCCCATCTGCACGGCATCTACATCCTGGCGGAAGCCGAAGGCGGGCTGGTGATCGTCGATGCCCACGCCGCCCACGAGCGCATCGTCTACGAGAAGTTCAAGCGCCAGCTGGAGCGCGGTGAGGTGGTGCGCCAGCCGCTGTTGCTGCCGGTGAAACTGCAGGTCGGACGCGGGGAAGCCGAACTGGCCCAGCAGCATCAGGATCTGTTGCTGAGCCTCGGCCTGGAGGTGGACCGCCTGGGGCCGGAAACCCTGGTGGTGCGGTCGCTGCCGGCCCTTCTGGGGCAGGCGGACGCGGCGGAGCTGGTGGGCGGGGTGCTGGCGGAACTGGGCCGGTTCGAGGCGGTCACCGGGGTCGAGACGGCCATCCGCGAGCGCCTGGCCACCTGCGCCTGTCACCGGGCGGTGCGGGCCGGCCAGCGCCTGACCCGGGAGGAGATGAACGCTCTGCTGCGGGAGCTGGAGCGGACCGAGCGCGGCGGCCAGTGCAACCACGGCCGTCCCACCTGGGTCAAGCTCGATTTTAAGACCCTGGACCGGTTTTTCCATCGCGGCCGCTGA
- the miaA gene encoding tRNA (adenosine(37)-N6)-dimethylallyltransferase MiaA, with translation MSRPKILLLMGPTAAGKSDLAIELARRVGGEIVSVDSSLVYRGMDIGTAKPPPALRAEIPHHLVDILDPAESYSAGRFRRDALAAVEAILARGRRPILVGGTMLYFNALLRGIAPLPPGDAAVRAAIDREAAQVGWAELHRRLAALDPEAAARIHPNDPQRIQRALEVWRLTGRPLSGWWRQAGQETLPFRPLKVVVAPRDRQVLHHRIEARFHAMLEAGLVEEVERLYRRGDLHPGLPSMRSVGYRQVWAYLAGEYDYAAMIDKAVIATRQLAKRQFTWLRRERDALWLDPVESGVERILAALSD, from the coding sequence ATGTCCCGTCCGAAGATTTTGCTGCTCATGGGGCCGACGGCGGCCGGCAAGAGCGACTTGGCCATCGAGTTGGCCCGGAGGGTCGGGGGCGAGATCGTCAGCGTCGATTCCAGTCTGGTCTACCGTGGTATGGACATCGGCACCGCCAAGCCGCCGCCGGCGCTGCGGGCCGAGATTCCCCACCATCTCGTCGATATCCTCGATCCTGCGGAAAGCTATTCCGCCGGCCGTTTCCGCCGCGACGCCCTGGCGGCGGTAGAAGCGATCCTGGCCCGCGGCCGCCGCCCGATCCTGGTGGGAGGGACGATGCTGTACTTCAACGCCCTGCTGCGCGGCATCGCCCCGCTGCCGCCGGGGGATGCGGCCGTGCGGGCCGCCATCGACCGCGAGGCGGCCCAGGTCGGCTGGGCGGAACTACACCGCCGGCTGGCCGCCCTCGATCCGGAGGCGGCCGCCCGCATCCATCCCAACGATCCCCAGCGGATCCAGCGGGCCCTGGAAGTCTGGCGTCTTACCGGCAGGCCCCTGAGCGGGTGGTGGCGGCAGGCGGGACAGGAAACACTGCCTTTCCGGCCGCTGAAGGTGGTGGTCGCCCCCCGTGACCGCCAGGTGCTGCACCACCGTATCGAAGCCCGCTTCCACGCCATGCTGGAGGCGGGGCTGGTGGAAGAGGTCGAACGCCTCTACCGCCGCGGTGATCTCCATCCCGGCCTGCCGTCGATGCGCAGTGTCGGCTATCGCCAAGTGTGGGCCTATCTGGCCGGGGAATACGATTACGCCGCCATGATCGACAAGGCGGTCATCGCCACCCGCCAGCTGGCCAAACGCCAGTTCACCTGGCTTAGGCGCGAGCGTGACGCCCTATGGCTCGATCCGGTGGAATCAGGCGTCGAGCGGATTCTGGCAGCGTTGTCAGATTGA
- a CDS encoding class 1 fructose-bisphosphatase — protein MQGQGISLTEFLIQQQRKAAGATGELTLLISDIARACKAIAREVRYGALVGNLGQVGEENVQGEVQQKLDVLSNDIMIAILSRSGHVAAMASEENEDIIVVPKANRGKYLVCFDPLDGSSNININMCIGTIFSILRCPEGVDEPTEEHFLQPGTEQVASGFCVYGPSVTLVLTTGDGAYGFTLDQGVGEFFLTHPDIRIAEEAKEFAINMSNWRFWEPPVRRYIEECLQGKEGPLGRDYNMRWIASFVAEAYRILQRGGFWTYPLDEKLKKKGQAGRLRLMYEANPIGFIIEQAGGVVSTGRERVLTLQPTHIHQRVPLFIGARKDIETIEAYHREWDAQQQS, from the coding sequence ATGCAAGGTCAAGGGATTTCCTTAACCGAATTTCTGATTCAACAGCAGCGCAAAGCAGCCGGCGCCACCGGCGAACTGACGTTGTTGATCAGCGACATCGCCCGCGCCTGCAAGGCGATCGCCCGCGAGGTGCGCTACGGTGCGCTGGTGGGCAATCTGGGCCAGGTGGGCGAGGAAAACGTCCAGGGAGAGGTGCAGCAGAAGCTGGACGTGCTCTCCAACGACATCATGATCGCCATTCTCAGCCGCAGCGGTCACGTGGCGGCGATGGCCTCGGAGGAGAACGAAGACATCATCGTCGTTCCCAAGGCCAACCGGGGCAAGTACCTGGTTTGCTTCGACCCGCTGGACGGCTCCTCGAACATTAACATCAACATGTGCATCGGCACCATCTTCTCGATCCTGCGCTGCCCCGAAGGCGTGGACGAGCCGACCGAGGAGCACTTCCTGCAGCCGGGAACCGAGCAGGTGGCCTCCGGTTTCTGTGTCTACGGCCCATCGGTCACCCTGGTGCTGACCACCGGCGACGGCGCTTACGGTTTCACCCTGGATCAGGGTGTGGGGGAATTCTTCCTGACCCATCCTGACATCCGCATCGCCGAGGAAGCCAAGGAATTCGCCATCAACATGTCCAATTGGCGCTTCTGGGAGCCGCCGGTGCGGCGTTACATCGAAGAATGCCTGCAGGGCAAGGAAGGCCCCCTGGGACGCGATTACAACATGCGCTGGATCGCCTCGTTCGTCGCCGAAGCCTACCGCATCCTCCAGCGCGGCGGTTTCTGGACCTATCCGCTGGACGAGAAGCTCAAGAAAAAGGGCCAGGCCGGACGCCTGCGCCTGATGTACGAGGCCAATCCCATCGGCTTCATCATCGAGCAGGCCGGCGGGGTCGTCTCCACCGGGCGTGAACGCGTCCTGACGCTGCAGCCGACCCACATCCATCAGCGCGTTCCGCTGTTCATCGGTGCCAGGAAGGACATCGAGACCATCGAAGCCTATCACCGGGAGTGGGACGCCCAGCAGCAATCCTGA
- the gap gene encoding type I glyceraldehyde-3-phosphate dehydrogenase: MAIKIAINGYGRIGRNVLRALFESGRTDEFEIVAINDLGDANSNAHLTRHDTVHGHFPFEVAVDGDYLVVDGHKIRVLAERDPAKLPWGEMGVDVVMECTGLFTSKEKASAHLQGGAKKVLISAPGGKDVDATVVYGVNHTVLKASDTVVSNASCTTNCLAPLVKPLNDKLGVVNGLMTTIHSYTNDQRLIDVFHKDLRRARAAAHNMIPTKTGAAAAVGLVLPELAGKLDGFAVRVPTINVSLVDLTFQAARATTKEEIDSILKEAAEGALKGILAYNDEPLVSMDFNHNPHSSIYESTLTKVIDGTLVKVLSWYDNEWGFSNRMLDTAKAMMEAR, encoded by the coding sequence ATGGCAATCAAGATAGCGATCAATGGTTATGGCCGGATCGGCCGCAACGTGCTGCGGGCCTTGTTCGAATCCGGACGCACCGACGAATTCGAGATCGTTGCTATCAACGACCTGGGGGATGCCAATAGCAACGCCCACCTGACCCGTCACGACACCGTTCACGGCCATTTTCCCTTCGAGGTGGCCGTGGACGGCGATTATCTGGTGGTCGATGGTCACAAGATCCGGGTCCTGGCCGAGCGTGATCCCGCCAAGCTGCCCTGGGGCGAGATGGGAGTGGACGTGGTGATGGAATGCACCGGCCTGTTCACTTCCAAAGAGAAGGCTTCGGCCCACCTGCAGGGGGGCGCCAAGAAGGTGCTGATCTCCGCCCCCGGCGGCAAGGACGTGGACGCCACCGTGGTCTACGGGGTCAATCATACCGTGCTCAAGGCCTCCGACACCGTGGTTTCCAACGCCTCCTGCACCACCAACTGTCTGGCGCCGCTGGTCAAGCCGCTCAACGATAAACTCGGTGTCGTCAACGGGCTGATGACCACCATCCACTCCTACACCAACGACCAGCGTCTGATCGACGTCTTCCACAAAGACCTGCGCCGGGCCCGTGCCGCCGCCCACAACATGATTCCCACCAAGACCGGCGCCGCCGCCGCCGTCGGTCTGGTGCTGCCGGAGCTGGCCGGCAAGCTCGATGGTTTCGCCGTGCGCGTGCCCACCATCAACGTCTCTCTGGTGGACCTGACCTTCCAGGCTGCCCGCGCCACCACCAAGGAGGAGATCGACAGCATCCTCAAGGAGGCGGCGGAAGGCGCGCTCAAGGGCATCCTGGCCTACAACGACGAGCCGCTGGTGTCGATGGACTTCAATCACAATCCCCATTCTTCGATCTACGAGTCCACCCTGACCAAGGTCATCGACGGCACTCTGGTGAAGGTGCTGTCCTGGTACGACAACGAGTGGGGTTTCTCCAACCGCATGCTCGACACCGCCAAGGCCATGATGGAGGCCCGCTGA
- a CDS encoding N-acetylmuramoyl-L-alanine amidase: MGYRVWLGLLLGLLMQAGWALEVYGVRYWNAPDHVRLVLDVSKPFKPKVFGLENPRRLVLDLPQGRLKAALPRIDASVPYVRRIRSGHPKKGVLRLVLDLKTAVRPKVFTLPPSHRYGHRLVVDLYGTKGGARSRPAPKPPRPPQALRDVVVAIDPGHGGEDPGAIGRRGTREKDVVLAIARKLAKLIDDTPGMRAVLIRKGDYYVPLRRRIALARQAKADLFVSIHADSFKNPRVSGAGVYVLSERGASSEAARWLAARENASDLVGGVSLDDKDETLAKVLLDLSLTGTREYSQRLAREVLEELKRIGRIHHSGVQQAGFVVLKSPDIPSILVETAFISNPDEERRLRSGKYQWYWARALHRGIRDYFRRHAPPGTYLAARARRHVIARGETLSEIAQQYGVSLQALKAYNALEGSRVRAGQVLRIPVGG, from the coding sequence ATGGGATATCGGGTCTGGCTGGGCTTGCTGCTGGGATTGCTGATGCAGGCCGGATGGGCGCTGGAGGTTTACGGAGTGCGGTATTGGAACGCGCCCGACCACGTGCGCCTGGTCCTGGATGTTTCCAAGCCCTTCAAGCCGAAAGTGTTCGGGTTGGAGAATCCCAGACGCCTGGTACTGGACCTGCCGCAAGGCCGCCTCAAGGCCGCCCTGCCGCGGATCGACGCCAGCGTCCCTTATGTGCGGCGGATTCGCAGCGGCCATCCGAAGAAAGGGGTGCTGCGGCTGGTTCTGGATCTGAAGACGGCGGTACGTCCTAAGGTGTTCACCCTGCCGCCCAGCCATCGCTACGGTCACCGGCTGGTGGTGGATCTCTACGGCACCAAGGGGGGGGCGCGGTCCCGGCCGGCGCCGAAGCCTCCCCGGCCGCCACAGGCGCTTCGGGATGTGGTGGTCGCCATCGATCCGGGACACGGCGGGGAGGATCCCGGCGCCATCGGCCGCCGCGGCACCCGGGAAAAGGACGTGGTGCTGGCCATCGCCCGCAAGCTGGCCAAGCTCATCGACGACACCCCGGGAATGCGGGCGGTGCTGATCCGCAAGGGCGACTATTACGTTCCCCTGCGGCGGCGGATCGCCCTGGCGCGCCAGGCCAAGGCGGACCTGTTCGTTTCCATCCATGCCGATTCCTTCAAGAACCCCCGGGTCAGCGGTGCGGGGGTTTACGTTCTGTCCGAGCGCGGCGCTTCCAGCGAGGCGGCCCGCTGGCTGGCGGCGCGGGAGAACGCCTCCGATCTCGTCGGTGGCGTCAGTCTCGACGACAAGGACGAGACCCTCGCCAAGGTGCTGCTCGATCTGTCTCTGACCGGCACCCGCGAGTACAGTCAGCGCCTCGCCCGCGAGGTACTGGAAGAACTGAAGCGCATCGGCCGCATTCACCACAGCGGCGTGCAGCAGGCCGGTTTCGTGGTGCTGAAATCCCCCGATATTCCCTCGATTCTGGTGGAGACAGCGTTCATCTCCAACCCGGACGAGGAGCGGCGGCTGCGCAGCGGCAAGTACCAGTGGTACTGGGCCAGGGCACTGCACCGCGGCATCCGCGATTACTTTAGGCGCCATGCCCCACCGGGGACCTATCTGGCTGCGCGGGCGCGGCGGCACGTGATCGCCCGCGGCGAGACCCTGTCGGAAATCGCCCAGCAGTACGGTGTCAGCCTACAGGCGCTGAAGGCGTACAACGCTCTGGAGGGCAGCCGGGTGCGGGCTGGGCAGGTGCTCAGGATTCCGGTGGGCGGATGA